From Sporosarcina sp. Marseille-Q4943, the proteins below share one genomic window:
- a CDS encoding MBL fold metallo-hydrolase, whose translation MSKVILHVLGTAQDAGLPHPNCFCKNCTEAIENPSFRRTAASLAIVLPEEKAWHLIDATPDMKEQMARVQMKHNLQGQLMSSIFLTHAHLGHYPGLLFLGREAIGAKKIPVLAGVKMKNLLEEQAPWSQLTKLHNIDLQEMHDGQAIEVSPDVTVTPVDVPHRNEFSETFAFWITGTKKKVLYIPDIDRWEQWDKDIYEACKEADICLLDGTFHSPEDLAKIGRDYREIPHPLMTETMERLQDLVDQTEIYFIHLNHSNPALDRDRTVRKELEMKGFHIAEEGMEFVL comes from the coding sequence ATGAGCAAAGTCATTTTACACGTGTTAGGAACGGCTCAAGATGCCGGTCTTCCACATCCAAATTGTTTCTGTAAAAACTGTACGGAAGCCATAGAAAATCCTTCATTTAGGCGCACTGCAGCGTCGTTAGCCATTGTGCTGCCTGAAGAGAAGGCTTGGCATTTGATCGATGCAACGCCAGATATGAAAGAGCAGATGGCAAGAGTGCAGATGAAGCATAATCTGCAAGGGCAGCTCATGTCGAGCATCTTTTTAACGCATGCTCATCTAGGCCATTATCCCGGATTATTATTTTTAGGGAGAGAAGCGATCGGTGCAAAAAAGATCCCGGTACTGGCAGGAGTGAAAATGAAGAATCTGTTGGAAGAACAAGCACCTTGGAGCCAATTAACAAAGCTTCACAATATTGACCTACAAGAAATGCATGATGGGCAAGCGATTGAGGTTTCACCGGATGTAACCGTTACACCTGTTGACGTCCCTCATAGAAATGAATTCTCTGAGACATTTGCGTTTTGGATTACAGGGACGAAGAAGAAAGTGTTGTACATTCCGGACATCGATCGATGGGAACAATGGGACAAGGACATTTATGAAGCGTGCAAGGAAGCGGACATCTGCTTACTTGACGGCACATTTCATTCCCCTGAAGATCTTGCAAAGATCGGACGGGACTATCGGGAAATTCCTCATCCGCTCATGACCGAAACAATGGAGCGATTACAAGATCTAGTGGACCAGACAGAGATTTATTTCATTCATCTCAATCACTCGAATCCCGCGCTTGACAGGGACCGAACAGTTCGGAAGGAGCTTGAAATGAAAGGATTCCATATTGCAGAGGAAGGTATGGAGTTTGTTCTATGA
- the nhaC gene encoding Na+/H+ antiporter NhaC: MKKELTFVASIIPILALLIAAASSIFIWKAGMHVPLLIGVFVAAVIAKIFGWSWHEIEKMMVNGVSRALPAVFILLIIGIIVGTWIASGVIPTMIYYGLSIIEPSLFIPLVALITGIVSITLGSSFTSIATIGIAFMAIGEGLGFPPGLVAGAVISGAYFGDKLSPLSDTTNIAPAMAETDLFSHIKHMLWDTIPAFAIALILYWFVGLSGAATHAVNANGIDLIKTGLGDVFTIHPLLLLMPVFTIVLMMMRVPAIPALTIVGLLGAVLAVIVQGSSISLIAQVMTSGFSVDSGIATVDSLLNKGGLLSMLGTIGLLVIATALGGILEETGAFEVVTRKMIAGVRSTGTLISTTILSTFVVAFASGAQFLAIILPARTFVHTYKEMGIDTKNLSRCVEAAGTVGINLVPWGVPAIFAASTLGVSPGQFIPYAFFAFLVPLINIVFGFTGWTITKKSYQKVNEIKPKGAISL; this comes from the coding sequence ATGAAAAAGGAACTAACTTTCGTAGCCTCAATTATCCCGATATTGGCATTATTAATTGCGGCAGCTTCATCGATTTTCATTTGGAAGGCTGGGATGCATGTCCCATTACTTATCGGGGTTTTTGTTGCTGCGGTCATTGCGAAAATTTTTGGTTGGAGTTGGCATGAGATCGAAAAAATGATGGTCAATGGGGTATCCCGAGCATTGCCCGCAGTTTTTATCTTACTGATCATCGGGATCATTGTTGGAACTTGGATTGCCAGTGGTGTGATCCCAACGATGATTTACTATGGCTTATCGATCATTGAACCTTCCTTGTTCATTCCGTTGGTGGCACTCATTACGGGAATTGTTTCGATCACATTAGGAAGTTCATTTACCTCCATCGCGACGATCGGGATTGCTTTCATGGCGATTGGAGAGGGATTGGGATTTCCTCCGGGGCTAGTCGCGGGCGCAGTCATTTCGGGAGCCTACTTTGGTGATAAACTCTCGCCGTTGTCCGATACGACAAACATCGCTCCAGCGATGGCTGAAACGGATTTATTCAGCCATATCAAGCACATGCTTTGGGACACGATTCCCGCATTTGCCATTGCACTTATTTTATATTGGTTTGTCGGTCTTTCAGGTGCAGCAACGCATGCCGTTAATGCGAATGGCATCGATCTAATCAAAACAGGATTGGGAGATGTATTCACCATTCATCCACTACTGTTGCTGATGCCCGTATTTACAATCGTTTTGATGATGATGCGTGTACCGGCCATTCCGGCGTTGACCATTGTAGGACTATTAGGTGCCGTATTAGCAGTAATCGTTCAGGGCTCTTCCATTTCCTTAATCGCACAAGTCATGACGAGTGGATTTTCAGTGGATTCGGGGATAGCTACTGTAGACTCCTTGTTGAATAAAGGCGGTCTGTTATCGATGTTGGGGACAATCGGGTTGTTAGTCATCGCCACTGCTTTAGGCGGGATTTTAGAAGAAACAGGGGCGTTTGAAGTGGTCACAAGAAAAATGATAGCGGGTGTCCGTTCAACGGGAACGTTAATCAGCACGACCATTCTATCGACTTTTGTCGTGGCATTCGCAAGTGGAGCACAATTTTTAGCGATTATTTTACCGGCAAGAACATTTGTCCATACGTATAAAGAGATGGGAATCGATACGAAAAACCTTTCCAGATGTGTTGAAGCGGCGGGTACGGTAGGCATTAACCTCGTACCATGGGGTGTTCCGGCGATTTTTGCAGCAAGTACTCTAGGGGTCAGTCCAGGACAATTTATCCCATATGCATTCTTTGCGTTTTTAGTCCCGCTAATTAATATCGTTTTCGGTTTCACCGGCTGGACCATTACAAAGAAGAGCTATCAGAAGGTAAATGAAATAAAACCGAAAGGAGCAATTTCGCTATGA
- a CDS encoding nuclear transport factor 2 family protein, whose amino-acid sequence MGLFKEQAVDFLQLIVAGDIDAAYEKYVSSDLRHHNPYFPGDAESLKNAMKENDGMSPNKTLEVKQTIEEGEMVMVYSHIKQNPVDLGGAAIHIFRFSEGKIIEMWDVGQPVPEESPNENGMF is encoded by the coding sequence ATGGGCTTATTTAAAGAGCAAGCAGTGGACTTTCTTCAACTGATCGTAGCGGGGGACATTGACGCAGCGTATGAAAAGTACGTGAGCTCTGACCTTCGCCACCATAATCCATATTTCCCCGGGGATGCAGAATCGCTGAAAAATGCGATGAAAGAGAATGACGGCATGAGTCCGAACAAGACGCTTGAAGTGAAACAGACGATTGAAGAGGGGGAAATGGTGATGGTTTATTCCCACATCAAACAGAACCCGGTTGATCTCGGAGGCGCAGCCATCCATATTTTCCGCTTTTCTGAAGGCAAAATTATTGAAATGTGGGATGTCGGCCAACCAGTACCAGAAGAATCCCCAAATGAGAACGGGATGTTTTAA
- a CDS encoding ATPase, whose amino-acid sequence MPFTTGPIENTGNLPANATNVRIKILNLTGGTLTGVVRVFRLNGTRQLISSTNFSVNTNASTLITRNLGGSPEYEVEIVPNQSGGLYSVYGRTAAGVIIAAQRVLNSELTPIQ is encoded by the coding sequence TTGCCTTTCACTACTGGTCCGATTGAAAATACCGGGAATCTGCCGGCAAATGCAACCAACGTCCGAATCAAAATCCTCAATCTTACGGGTGGAACACTCACTGGAGTTGTCCGCGTCTTCAGACTTAATGGGACAAGACAACTAATTTCATCCACTAACTTTAGTGTAAATACAAATGCGTCGACTTTAATAACTCGGAATTTAGGTGGATCCCCAGAGTACGAAGTGGAAATTGTTCCGAATCAAAGCGGAGGCTTGTACTCAGTTTACGGAAGAACAGCAGCAGGTGTAATCATCGCTGCACAACGTGTTCTAAACTCGGAATTGACACCAATTCAATAA
- a CDS encoding alkaline phosphatase codes for MKNRFRKKAAGISIAAVVAFSVLGFGYNSITEAKNKKNEPTNVIMMVMDGTSAGATSLARWYKGEDLAMDEIVVGGVRTHSAESAITDSAPAATALATGYKSNDKVVGLLPALVNSPGVESVDPEDAYKPVANVLEGAKLLGKSTGIISTSEIQHATPAGFSSHVTHRSNYQDIAEQQVYQEIDVVLGGGKESLLPGEGRNSRVDGEDLTKVLDEKGYDFVETRDELLQSNSDKIWGSFAPSALAYDFDRQATSNQEPTLAEMTKKAIDTLSQDEDGFFLFVEGSKVDWAAHANDPIGIISDVLAFDDAVKEALEFAKKDGNTMVIAVSDHGNSGITMGNVNTNGNYPEIPVSAYIDPLKKATMTAEGALKQLNDDRSNLKEVAELYGLDNLTETEIEALKASKTLQADMTKMLAERANIGFSTGGHTGEDVFLYAFGPSKPYGLIDNTDIAKSMAAFLGFDLNGTTDKLFVNARESFEKKGYQTRIDVTDENNPVFIAEKQNSRIELPVNKNIAHVTQNKKSFTKTLDGVTVYNGKDFYVSEAALNMSK; via the coding sequence ATGAAGAATCGTTTCAGAAAGAAAGCAGCAGGCATCTCAATCGCTGCTGTTGTAGCATTTTCCGTATTAGGTTTTGGCTACAATAGCATCACGGAGGCAAAGAACAAGAAGAATGAACCTACCAACGTCATTATGATGGTGATGGATGGAACGAGTGCAGGTGCTACCTCTCTCGCCAGATGGTACAAAGGCGAGGACCTGGCAATGGATGAAATCGTAGTCGGAGGTGTGCGGACGCATTCAGCTGAATCAGCGATCACCGATTCTGCGCCCGCTGCAACGGCTTTGGCGACGGGATATAAGAGCAATGATAAGGTTGTTGGACTTCTTCCGGCGCTCGTCAATTCACCAGGAGTTGAATCGGTTGATCCCGAGGATGCCTACAAGCCAGTTGCGAACGTATTGGAAGGTGCAAAGCTGTTAGGTAAGTCGACAGGAATTATCTCTACATCTGAAATTCAACATGCGACACCTGCAGGCTTCTCTTCCCACGTAACACACCGCAGCAACTACCAGGATATCGCTGAGCAACAAGTGTACCAGGAAATTGATGTTGTTCTTGGGGGAGGAAAAGAATCCCTATTACCTGGTGAAGGAAGAAATTCCCGCGTCGACGGTGAAGATTTAACTAAAGTACTCGATGAGAAGGGATATGACTTTGTCGAAACACGTGATGAGCTGTTGCAATCGAATTCAGATAAAATTTGGGGCTCCTTTGCTCCTTCGGCTCTCGCCTACGACTTTGACCGACAAGCGACGAGCAATCAAGAACCAACGCTTGCCGAAATGACGAAGAAAGCGATCGATACCCTCTCCCAAGATGAAGATGGCTTCTTCCTATTCGTCGAAGGAAGTAAAGTCGATTGGGCGGCGCATGCAAACGACCCGATCGGCATCATCAGTGATGTATTGGCATTCGATGATGCGGTAAAGGAAGCATTGGAATTTGCGAAAAAAGACGGAAATACGATGGTCATCGCAGTGAGCGACCACGGAAACAGCGGGATTACTATGGGGAATGTCAACACGAATGGCAACTACCCTGAAATTCCAGTTTCTGCGTATATCGATCCTTTGAAGAAAGCGACGATGACGGCTGAAGGTGCTTTGAAGCAATTAAACGACGATCGTTCCAATCTGAAAGAAGTCGCTGAATTATATGGCTTGGACAACCTGACAGAAACAGAAATCGAGGCGTTGAAAGCTTCGAAAACGTTGCAGGCGGATATGACGAAAATGCTTGCTGAACGCGCTAACATCGGGTTCTCGACAGGTGGCCATACCGGGGAAGATGTCTTCCTATACGCCTTCGGTCCATCAAAACCGTACGGATTGATTGATAACACAGACATTGCAAAATCAATGGCGGCCTTCCTAGGATTCGATCTGAATGGTACAACGGACAAGCTCTTTGTCAACGCACGCGAGTCATTTGAGAAAAAGGGCTATCAGACGCGTATTGATGTGACAGACGAGAACAACCCAGTATTCATTGCAGAGAAGCAAAATAGCAGGATCGAACTGCCTGTGAATAAAAACATCGCCCATGTAACGCAAAACAAAAAGTCATTCACTAAGACTCTTGACGGTGTAACCGTTTATAACGGCAAAGATTTCTATGTATCGGAAGCCGCATTAAACATGTCGAAATAA
- a CDS encoding amino acid ABC transporter ATP-binding protein — MTLIQVRNLKKSFGELEVLKDINVEIKEQEVVCVIGPSGSGKSTFLRCLNRLEGITGGHVIIDGKDITDPKLDINKVRENVGMVFQQFNLFPHMTVLQNIMHAPLKLRKGDKQSIEKQALELLSKVGLSDKAHASPSELSGGQKQRVAIARALAMNPKIMLFDEPTSALDPEVVGEVLSVMKQLALEGMTMIVVTHEMGFAREVGDRVIFMDGGYIVEENVPEELFGNPQESRTKSFLSKVL; from the coding sequence ATGACATTGATTCAAGTGCGAAATTTAAAGAAGTCTTTTGGGGAACTTGAAGTACTAAAAGATATAAATGTTGAAATTAAGGAACAGGAAGTTGTATGTGTAATCGGACCATCTGGTTCAGGTAAGAGTACGTTTCTTAGATGCTTAAACCGCTTGGAAGGAATTACGGGCGGTCATGTAATCATTGACGGAAAAGATATAACAGATCCGAAGCTTGATATTAATAAAGTAAGAGAGAATGTCGGGATGGTTTTTCAACAGTTCAATTTATTTCCACATATGACCGTTCTTCAAAATATTATGCACGCACCTTTAAAACTACGAAAAGGTGATAAGCAGTCTATTGAAAAGCAAGCCCTTGAGTTGCTGTCAAAAGTCGGATTGTCCGATAAAGCGCATGCGTCGCCAAGCGAACTTTCAGGCGGACAAAAGCAGCGCGTGGCAATTGCTCGGGCGTTAGCAATGAACCCTAAAATTATGCTTTTCGATGAACCTACTTCTGCACTCGATCCCGAAGTTGTAGGGGAAGTGCTATCTGTAATGAAACAACTTGCGTTGGAAGGAATGACAATGATCGTTGTGACGCACGAAATGGGTTTTGCGCGTGAAGTTGGGGACCGTGTTATTTTTATGGATGGGGGCTACATCGTAGAAGAGAATGTACCCGAAGAATTGTTTGGAAATCCACAAGAAAGCCGAACAAAGTCATTTTTAAGTAAAGTACTGTAA
- a CDS encoding amino acid ABC transporter permease: METIIAAFPYLILGMKVTLYIFFFSIIFGFLIGLVTALMRLTTIKPLNWIAKVFVDIIRGTPFIVQLFFIYFGLNGLEFVSLDRTVAGILTVSINAGAYFSEIIRAGILSIDKGQTEAARSLGLTKVQTMQTIVLPQAFRTMLPTITNQSIISFKDTSLLSIIGIADIVQRGKVHASTTFKPFEVWLTVGIIYFVIIYLMSLLSSFIERRYKIK, from the coding sequence ATGGAAACAATAATTGCCGCATTTCCCTATCTAATACTAGGAATGAAAGTGACACTCTATATCTTTTTCTTTTCAATTATTTTTGGTTTTTTAATTGGATTAGTAACTGCACTCATGCGGTTAACAACTATAAAACCGCTTAATTGGATTGCAAAAGTATTTGTGGATATTATTCGAGGAACTCCATTTATTGTTCAACTATTCTTCATTTATTTTGGATTGAATGGACTGGAGTTCGTTTCATTAGACCGGACAGTTGCTGGGATCTTAACTGTTTCAATTAATGCAGGGGCCTATTTTTCTGAAATAATCCGTGCAGGAATTCTGTCGATTGACAAAGGGCAAACTGAAGCTGCGAGATCCCTCGGTCTTACTAAAGTGCAAACGATGCAAACCATTGTGTTGCCACAAGCGTTTAGAACGATGTTGCCGACTATCACTAATCAATCCATTATTAGTTTCAAGGATACCTCCCTCTTATCCATTATCGGGATTGCTGATATTGTTCAAAGAGGAAAGGTTCATGCGAGTACAACGTTCAAACCATTTGAAGTATGGTTGACAGTTGGCATCATTTATTTTGTAATCATCTACCTAATGTCGTTGCTTTCCAGCTTTATTGAAAGGAGGTACAAAATTAAATGA
- a CDS encoding transporter substrate-binding domain-containing protein gives MKKFGAFVLLLSFMLVVAACGSNKSTGSEGGTKYRVGIDNTYPPFEFEVDGKLTGIDIDIISAIAKNQGFEIEFDAMDFGGIIPAMQADQLDIAIAGMSITDKRREVVDFSDPYFDAGLSLVINSKTTDINSLEDLSGKVIAVKNGTTGASFAQEHESEYGYQVVQFDDSPAMFQEVQNGNADALIEDYPVIAYAISQNSLNLKIVGERLNGDQYGIAVLKGKNSDVLKKINDGLQELRDSGEYDEILAKYLGE, from the coding sequence ATGAAGAAATTTGGTGCTTTCGTTTTATTGTTGTCCTTTATGCTTGTGGTTGCAGCATGTGGCTCCAATAAGAGTACTGGTTCAGAGGGAGGAACAAAATATAGAGTCGGAATCGACAATACGTATCCGCCTTTTGAATTTGAAGTGGATGGCAAACTTACGGGAATTGATATCGATATTATTTCAGCGATTGCAAAGAACCAAGGATTTGAAATAGAGTTTGACGCAATGGATTTTGGTGGAATTATCCCAGCGATGCAAGCAGACCAACTTGATATTGCAATCGCGGGTATGAGTATAACTGACAAGCGGAGAGAGGTTGTTGATTTTTCGGATCCGTACTTTGATGCAGGTTTGTCATTAGTCATTAATAGTAAAACGACAGATATTAATTCACTTGAGGATTTATCAGGCAAAGTGATTGCAGTTAAAAATGGTACAACTGGTGCAAGTTTTGCTCAAGAACATGAAAGTGAATATGGCTACCAAGTTGTTCAGTTTGATGACAGCCCGGCAATGTTCCAGGAAGTTCAAAATGGAAATGCTGATGCGCTTATTGAAGACTACCCTGTCATTGCATATGCAATCTCGCAAAACAGTCTCAATTTAAAAATTGTAGGGGAACGTTTAAACGGAGACCAATATGGAATTGCAGTTCTTAAAGGAAAGAACAGTGATGTTCTAAAGAAAATTAATGATGGATTACAAGAACTTCGTGATAGCGGGGAGTACGATGAGATTTTGGCTAAATACCTTGGTGAATAA
- a CDS encoding RtcB family protein, producing MKKKIFGVHDDNTLRQFKNCLRTGQVAGGVLCADGHYGYSQPVGGVVVYDGQISPSGVGYDIACGNKAVRTNLKWTDIQKDLPRLMDEIASSISFGVGRKNKKRVDHELFDDPDWAVYEEIGKQEHDRLKKLAKDQLGTVGAGNHFVDLLVEKETGAVWVANHFGSRGFGHKTASGFLNLANGREFSDRAPGESMEQAPTLIDLDSELGNLYYRAMTLSGKYAYAGRNYVMDEVLSILGATSEFEVHNHHNYAWKETHFGKEYIVVRKGATPSAPGQMGFIGGSMGDISVIVQGKDNEENANAFYSTVHGAGRIMSRTEAAGRMNWKTRTRRGGKITQERMDQAIQKFGVELRGGGPDESPFVYRKLRDVLEAHKDTIDVLHTLKPVGVCMAGANEFDPYKD from the coding sequence ATGAAGAAGAAAATTTTCGGCGTACACGATGATAATACGTTGCGTCAATTTAAAAATTGTTTGCGGACGGGGCAGGTAGCGGGCGGCGTGTTATGTGCCGATGGACATTATGGATATAGCCAGCCGGTCGGGGGCGTCGTCGTGTATGATGGCCAAATTTCTCCGTCGGGTGTTGGATATGACATCGCTTGTGGAAATAAAGCGGTCCGGACTAATTTGAAGTGGACAGATATCCAAAAGGATCTGCCGCGTCTCATGGATGAAATTGCGTCATCCATTTCGTTCGGCGTCGGCCGGAAAAATAAGAAGCGGGTGGACCATGAATTATTCGATGATCCGGATTGGGCTGTATATGAGGAAATCGGCAAGCAGGAGCATGATCGCCTGAAGAAATTGGCGAAGGACCAATTGGGAACTGTTGGGGCTGGGAACCATTTCGTCGATTTGTTAGTTGAGAAAGAGACCGGTGCTGTATGGGTTGCCAACCACTTTGGCAGCAGAGGATTCGGCCATAAAACAGCGAGCGGATTTTTGAATTTGGCAAACGGGCGGGAGTTTTCTGATCGAGCGCCGGGAGAAAGCATGGAGCAGGCGCCGACGTTAATTGATTTGGATAGTGAATTGGGCAACCTTTATTACCGTGCGATGACGTTGAGCGGGAAATACGCATATGCTGGCAGAAATTACGTGATGGATGAAGTGCTTTCCATATTAGGTGCAACGTCTGAATTTGAAGTGCATAATCACCATAACTATGCTTGGAAAGAAACCCACTTCGGCAAGGAGTATATCGTCGTCAGAAAAGGAGCAACCCCTTCAGCTCCAGGGCAAATGGGCTTCATTGGCGGGAGCATGGGTGACATTTCCGTCATTGTCCAAGGTAAGGATAATGAAGAGAATGCCAATGCGTTTTATAGTACGGTCCATGGGGCAGGCAGGATCATGAGCCGAACCGAAGCGGCGGGTCGGATGAATTGGAAAACCCGTACGCGTAGGGGCGGGAAAATTACTCAAGAGCGGATGGATCAAGCCATCCAAAAATTCGGCGTCGAGCTGCGCGGCGGCGGACCGGATGAAAGTCCATTCGTCTACCGTAAATTGCGGGACGTTCTCGAAGCCCACAAGGACACGATCGACGTCCTCCATACATTGAAACCGGTAGGCGTCTGCATGGCAGGTGCGAACGAATTCGATCCGTATAAAGATTGA
- a CDS encoding amidohydrolase family protein gives MKKFINATIYGDPESHEILIENNHFKAIGNELGNADEVIDLEGRLVLPPYVDPHLHLDYIFSGLGEGNANVSGTLFEGIQRWSDNKKSLTEELVRERAIKGIQKEVSKGVQFIRTHVDITDPNLTGMKALLKLREELKDIVTLQLVAFPQEGFFRYKGAEELMEKALQMGADVAGGIPHFEISYEHGVESLKRIVDMAIKYDVMIDIHCDENDDPNSRFLEVLNALVMEKDYGEYTTASHTTSFASVENSYANKMLGLFRESKINFISCPTENAHLQGRGDSYPKRRGLTRVKELLANGNNVAFAQDSIADYWYPLGNGNMMNILDNGIHLAHYTHIDEINKAFDLITYNGANVMRVNDEYGIEAGKPANFIVLDAHDAYEAIRERAEVLASIRNGEYLFKREPRKNEIEIDFLKQ, from the coding sequence ATGAAAAAGTTTATTAACGCGACTATATATGGAGACCCAGAATCTCATGAGATATTAATAGAGAACAATCATTTTAAAGCGATCGGTAATGAGTTAGGTAACGCGGATGAAGTGATTGATTTGGAAGGCCGTTTAGTGTTGCCGCCTTATGTGGATCCACATTTGCACTTGGATTATATCTTTTCAGGACTCGGTGAAGGGAATGCCAATGTGTCAGGTACATTATTTGAAGGGATTCAGCGTTGGAGTGATAATAAAAAATCATTGACGGAAGAACTTGTTCGTGAACGTGCGATTAAAGGGATTCAAAAAGAAGTGAGCAAAGGGGTTCAATTTATTCGTACCCATGTCGATATTACGGACCCTAACTTGACAGGGATGAAAGCTTTATTGAAACTTCGTGAGGAACTAAAAGATATTGTGACATTACAACTTGTTGCATTTCCTCAGGAAGGATTCTTCCGTTATAAAGGCGCAGAAGAGCTAATGGAAAAGGCACTTCAAATGGGTGCTGACGTTGCAGGAGGCATCCCTCACTTTGAAATTTCGTATGAGCATGGTGTGGAGTCGTTAAAGCGGATTGTTGATATGGCAATCAAATATGACGTGATGATCGATATTCACTGTGATGAAAACGATGATCCGAATAGTCGTTTCTTAGAAGTGTTGAATGCGCTTGTCATGGAAAAAGACTATGGCGAATATACAACAGCGAGTCATACGACGAGCTTTGCTTCTGTTGAAAACAGCTATGCGAATAAAATGTTAGGGTTGTTCCGAGAATCTAAAATCAACTTCATCTCTTGCCCAACTGAAAACGCGCATTTACAAGGCCGAGGCGACAGTTATCCAAAACGTCGCGGATTAACGCGAGTGAAAGAGTTATTAGCGAATGGAAACAACGTAGCGTTTGCCCAAGACTCCATTGCGGATTACTGGTACCCGTTAGGGAATGGAAATATGATGAACATTTTGGACAACGGCATTCATTTAGCGCATTACACGCATATTGATGAAATTAATAAGGCGTTCGACTTAATCACCTATAACGGCGCAAACGTTATGAGAGTGAACGATGAGTATGGGATTGAAGCAGGGAAGCCGGCGAACTTTATCGTTTTGGATGCACATGATGCATATGAAGCGATCCGTGAACGCGCGGAAGTACTTGCATCCATTCGTAATGGAGAATACTTGTTTAAGCGTGAACCACGGAAAAATGAGATTGAAATTGATTTTCTGAAACAATGA
- a CDS encoding YqhG family protein, which translates to MYPQQIHQYVRQFFVENNCTILRENEHFITVQLTIDMDKKIMNRPFYWKYLESTGDEPNPAQLTLITDKNRLAESIAGEVVHYGSPRLNQLFRVTKELGSFAQMYERAGDESGGQTILTPWVGVNYKITYSSDRTQEILYSLGINLMTGMIINGFQESISGLDLGSTISPNTFHLPYIITPLRALERLDSVIENLIQKDDHTWAEEAKERRRKDLLVLEYFYREIEEADRPECYRIEKNAIEEQYETKIKIDIINGGLFYLKTK; encoded by the coding sequence ATGTACCCGCAGCAGATTCATCAATACGTACGGCAGTTCTTTGTTGAAAACAATTGTACGATTTTGCGTGAAAATGAGCACTTCATTACCGTTCAATTAACGATTGACATGGATAAAAAAATAATGAACCGCCCGTTTTATTGGAAGTACTTAGAGAGCACGGGAGATGAGCCGAATCCTGCACAACTGACGTTGATCACCGATAAAAACAGGCTCGCCGAAAGTATTGCCGGAGAAGTCGTGCACTACGGCTCACCCCGGCTCAATCAATTGTTCCGGGTGACGAAAGAGCTCGGCTCGTTCGCGCAAATGTACGAAAGGGCGGGGGATGAGTCAGGTGGACAGACGATTTTGACGCCGTGGGTAGGGGTGAATTATAAAATTACGTATTCCAGCGATCGAACGCAGGAAATCCTTTATTCATTAGGCATTAATTTGATGACAGGAATGATCATCAACGGCTTTCAGGAATCGATCAGCGGGCTGGACTTAGGGAGTACGATATCGCCGAACACGTTTCACTTGCCGTATATCATTACACCGCTGCGCGCCTTGGAACGGTTGGACTCGGTGATCGAGAACCTTATCCAGAAAGATGACCATACATGGGCGGAAGAAGCAAAGGAAAGACGCCGCAAAGACCTTCTCGTGCTCGAGTACTTCTACAGGGAAATCGAAGAAGCCGACCGTCCCGAATGCTACCGAATCGAGAAGAATGCAATCGAAGAACAATACGAAACAAAAATAAAAATCGACATCATCAACGGCGGGCTGTTCTACTTGAAAACTAAATGA